Proteins encoded together in one Ferroglobus placidus DSM 10642 window:
- a CDS encoding formate--phosphoribosylaminoimidazolecarboxamide ligase: protein MRDKILEILKSYDKDEISIATLGSHSALNILKGAKEEGFRTICVARKRERIIYESFGVADEIWEVSDFTQLLDESVQKKLREENAILIPHGSFNAYIGKFDELLVPIFGNRVLMEWETKRENQEKWLRNAGLRMPKTFRSPKEIDRLVIVKYPGAKGGKGYFLATSYEDFKEKAKKFVKAGFISEEDVEKAFIQEYIVGANVYFSFFYSPVYERIELISVDRRYESNADGLGRIPAEVQLKKELDLTFTVVGNFPIVLRESMLAEAIEAGIKVYEESKKIAYPGMVGPFCLESVIDEEGRMYFFEISARIVAGTNVGIPSSPYSYILFGENMYMGKRIAREIKLGIEKEMLDEMIY from the coding sequence ATGAGAGACAAGATACTCGAAATTTTGAAAAGCTACGACAAAGACGAGATTTCTATCGCAACCCTTGGAAGCCACTCGGCTCTTAACATTCTAAAGGGAGCTAAAGAGGAAGGGTTCAGAACGATATGCGTCGCACGAAAGAGGGAGAGGATAATCTACGAATCCTTCGGCGTTGCCGACGAAATTTGGGAAGTTTCAGACTTTACTCAGCTCTTGGACGAGAGTGTCCAGAAAAAGCTTAGAGAAGAGAACGCGATTCTCATCCCCCACGGATCCTTCAACGCTTACATAGGTAAGTTCGACGAACTTCTCGTCCCCATCTTCGGAAACAGAGTTCTGATGGAGTGGGAAACTAAAAGGGAAAATCAGGAAAAGTGGTTGAGGAATGCCGGATTGAGAATGCCCAAAACCTTCCGATCTCCGAAGGAAATCGACAGGCTCGTTATAGTGAAGTATCCGGGGGCGAAAGGGGGGAAAGGTTACTTCCTCGCCACAAGCTACGAAGATTTTAAAGAGAAAGCGAAAAAGTTCGTCAAAGCTGGGTTTATAAGCGAAGAAGATGTTGAAAAAGCGTTTATACAGGAGTACATAGTCGGAGCTAACGTTTACTTCTCCTTCTTTTACTCTCCGGTTTACGAGAGAATTGAGCTGATAAGCGTTGACAGAAGGTACGAAAGCAATGCTGACGGCTTAGGTAGAATTCCAGCTGAAGTTCAGTTAAAAAAAGAATTGGATCTGACTTTTACAGTTGTCGGAAATTTCCCAATAGTTCTTAGGGAGAGCATGCTCGCCGAAGCTATTGAAGCCGGGATTAAAGTTTACGAGGAGTCGAAAAAAATAGCGTATCCCGGAATGGTAGGTCCTTTCTGCTTGGAGAGCGTCATAGACGAAGAAGGAAGGATGTACTTCTTCGAGATTTCGGCAAGGATAGTTGCTGGAACTAACGTCGGAATTCCGTCTTCACCCTACAGCTACATCCTTTTCGGAGAAAACATGTATATGGGTAAAAGAATCGCCAGAGAGATCAAGCTTGGAATTGAGAAAGAAATGCTGGACGAAATGATCTACTGA
- a CDS encoding thiamine pyrophosphate-dependent enzyme: MILPGNASCHGCPITIAMKALDEVENPVVLMPASCSTVIAGIHPNSALKLPVVHVPFPSTPSVAAGMSRGYRKLGIKANVIAWMGDGAADISFAALKAVAERNEDVMVVVVDNEAFMNTGNQSSSSTPKYAKTTTDPAGKRENKRSVSLALIDYGYVATASVGYIRDLRRKMRKAGEKEGFRLLHIHCPCPPGWKFEAELTVEIARLAVQSLFWILWEKDSKFRISEISKKAYENRIPAEKYIKLQGRFRGIRKEEIEELEKSAVEEFEKLLKLEEVL, encoded by the coding sequence ATGATTCTTCCGGGAAACGCGAGCTGTCACGGATGCCCGATTACGATAGCGATGAAAGCTCTCGATGAAGTTGAGAACCCGGTGGTGCTAATGCCGGCAAGTTGCTCGACCGTTATAGCTGGAATTCATCCGAATTCGGCTTTAAAGCTTCCAGTGGTTCACGTTCCGTTCCCTTCCACTCCTTCGGTTGCGGCTGGAATGAGCAGAGGTTACAGAAAGCTCGGAATTAAAGCTAACGTGATAGCTTGGATGGGAGATGGAGCAGCAGATATCAGCTTTGCAGCTCTAAAAGCTGTTGCAGAGAGAAACGAGGACGTGATGGTTGTTGTTGTCGACAACGAAGCTTTCATGAACACCGGAAACCAGAGCAGTTCTTCGACGCCAAAATACGCGAAAACTACAACCGACCCAGCCGGAAAGAGGGAGAATAAGAGGAGCGTTTCTCTGGCTTTGATCGACTACGGCTACGTAGCTACAGCTTCAGTAGGATATATAAGAGACTTGAGGAGGAAAATGAGGAAAGCCGGAGAAAAAGAGGGATTTAGACTTCTTCACATCCACTGCCCGTGCCCTCCCGGCTGGAAGTTTGAAGCAGAGTTAACGGTGGAAATAGCGAGGCTTGCCGTTCAATCTCTGTTCTGGATTTTGTGGGAAAAGGATAGCAAGTTTAGAATATCTGAAATAAGCAAAAAAGCTTACGAAAACAGAATTCCAGCGGAAAAGTACATAAAACTTCAGGGAAGATTTAGAGGAATAAGAAAAGAAGAAATCGAAGAGCTCGAAAAAAGCGCTGTCGAGGAGTTCGAAAAACTGTTAAAACTGGAGGAGGTGTTATGA
- a CDS encoding MFS transporter, whose translation MISILLSLFSVMLGVGIISPLLPVIAENLQATGVWIGLIFASFSISRVLSLPLFGYLADKFSRKKIFSTGLILYTIIAILYAFSQTKEELLLVRILHGTSSAMVIPIAMAQVATISNKNELGKNLGIVNSSIFLGMAFGPLIGGVFADKFGYSSAFFAMSAFSALSFLIALLKFPEGNVVKRREKKRIRITKSVFTAVIYRILSSMGRGSVMSFLPIYLSAIGMSLTQIGAVLFANLISSSLIQMRSGILTDKYGFVKPVWFGSFIGAVSLFLIVRVENYFEVLFLSILLGVSTAITLPAVSSLVAHEGVKLSLEGSYMGVLSASKSIGRAIGPVISGIIYDLAGGGVFGVRLIFEVAAILTIFAALIYKRGVELDEVI comes from the coding sequence ATGATCTCCATTCTTCTCTCCCTCTTTTCGGTAATGCTCGGAGTGGGGATAATCTCTCCGCTCCTCCCCGTTATAGCTGAAAACCTTCAAGCGACCGGAGTTTGGATCGGATTAATCTTCGCGTCCTTCTCGATTTCCCGAGTTCTTTCGCTCCCGCTTTTTGGATACTTAGCGGATAAATTCAGCAGGAAGAAGATATTCTCCACCGGACTGATTCTCTACACGATCATCGCAATCCTTTACGCTTTTTCTCAAACCAAAGAGGAGCTGCTTTTAGTGAGAATACTTCACGGAACGTCTTCAGCAATGGTAATTCCTATTGCCATGGCTCAGGTTGCTACGATCTCGAATAAAAACGAGTTGGGGAAAAATTTGGGAATCGTGAATTCTTCGATTTTCCTTGGAATGGCTTTCGGTCCGCTAATTGGAGGAGTCTTTGCGGACAAATTCGGATATTCATCTGCTTTCTTTGCGATGAGCGCATTCTCAGCTCTCAGCTTTTTGATAGCTCTGCTGAAATTTCCCGAAGGCAACGTTGTGAAAAGAAGAGAAAAGAAGAGAATTAGGATCACAAAAAGCGTGTTCACCGCGGTAATTTACCGAATTTTGAGTTCGATGGGAAGAGGAAGCGTTATGAGCTTCTTGCCAATTTATCTTTCGGCGATAGGAATGAGCTTGACGCAGATAGGGGCGGTGCTCTTCGCGAATTTAATTTCCTCTTCTCTGATTCAGATGAGATCCGGGATTTTAACTGATAAATACGGATTCGTTAAGCCCGTGTGGTTTGGAAGTTTTATCGGAGCCGTTTCGCTGTTTTTGATAGTTAGAGTGGAAAATTACTTCGAAGTTCTTTTTCTCTCAATTCTTCTTGGTGTTTCAACAGCGATAACTCTTCCCGCTGTAAGCTCTCTTGTGGCTCATGAGGGGGTAAAACTATCCTTAGAAGGAAGCTACATGGGTGTTCTGTCGGCTTCGAAAAGTATCGGAAGAGCTATTGGACCAGTAATTTCTGGAATCATTTACGATTTAGCGGGCGGAGGAGTTTTTGGAGTAAGGCTGATTTTCGAAGTAGCAGCTATATTAACGATTTTCGCAGCTCTAATCTACAAAAGAGGTGTTGAGTTAGACGAGGTTATCTAA
- the pth2 gene encoding peptidyl-tRNA hydrolase Pth2 has translation MASEESEYKQVIVVREDLNLSRGKLAVQVAHASILGYELVDERTREKWKMEGQKKIVLKVKNLEELMKVFEKAKSLGLPAAYVRDAGLTEIPPGTITAVVIGPEQSKKIDKVTGNLPLLK, from the coding sequence ATGGCTTCGGAGGAGAGTGAGTACAAGCAGGTTATAGTTGTGAGAGAAGACCTCAATCTTTCGAGGGGGAAGTTGGCTGTTCAGGTCGCTCACGCTTCTATTTTGGGATACGAATTAGTGGATGAAAGAACGAGGGAAAAGTGGAAAATGGAGGGACAAAAGAAGATAGTTCTGAAGGTGAAAAATCTCGAAGAGCTTATGAAGGTTTTTGAGAAAGCTAAGAGCCTCGGATTGCCAGCTGCTTACGTGAGAGACGCCGGTTTAACCGAAATACCGCCGGGAACGATTACGGCAGTAGTTATTGGTCCCGAGCAGAGCAAAAAAATAGATAAAGTTACGGGCAATCTTCCTTTGCTGAAATGA
- the cofC gene encoding 2-phospho-L-lactate guanylyltransferase, whose translation MKIYVPFKPTNPKSRLSKIMSEDERREFAFQLLLDVLDCCEEAVVLSASRDERLRDLKHEVDERDLDTAVTSRIKKEDSAFVMSDLALISKKIVKKFLDTDGDVVIAPGRKGGTNMLLSRSREFYTSYHYGSFLKHVRIAEKLGLNLSIFDSFYASIDIDDESDLLELMLHGKGKRSYEYLESIGFYVDFSEKEPKLKRA comes from the coding sequence ATGAAAATTTACGTCCCCTTCAAACCAACAAATCCGAAATCGAGGCTGTCCAAAATTATGAGCGAAGATGAAAGGAGGGAATTCGCTTTCCAGCTTTTGCTCGACGTCTTAGACTGTTGCGAAGAAGCCGTAGTTTTATCTGCATCGAGAGACGAAAGGCTTCGAGACTTGAAGCACGAAGTTGACGAGAGAGATCTCGACACTGCAGTAACTTCGAGGATAAAAAAGGAGGATTCGGCTTTCGTTATGTCGGATCTCGCTCTGATAAGCAAAAAAATCGTTAAAAAATTCTTAGATACTGATGGCGACGTTGTGATCGCTCCGGGAAGAAAAGGAGGGACGAACATGCTTTTGTCAAGGAGCAGAGAATTTTACACGTCCTATCACTACGGAAGCTTTTTGAAACACGTAAGAATAGCTGAAAAGCTCGGGTTGAATTTAAGTATTTTTGACTCGTTCTACGCAAGCATTGACATCGACGACGAATCGGATTTACTCGAGCTGATGCTCCACGGAAAAGGAAAAAGAAGCTACGAATATTTAGAGAGCATAGGGTTTTACGTGGACTTCTCCGAAAAAGAGCCGAAGTTGAAAAGGGCGTAA
- a CDS encoding TIGR00269 family protein, giving the protein MQCSLCSSKAVYYQRHSSRHLCKKHFLRDFYRRVKRAVAKYKMIESGDKIALAMSGGKDSVTLAHTLIELYGKRRDLEFFAITIDEGIEGYRPPTVEIAKKVCRDLGIEHVVVSFREEIGLDLDEMVERGSRNACTYCGVFRKYLLNRTARELGATKLATGHNLDDETQTILLNFLNADIERLARLIPQRVQKGLVYRIKPLREIYEKEVVVYAIINNLPVSLEECPYSRFPARALVRDFIYEFEKKYPGRKFSIMRSFEELLPCLHKMYPQVELGECKICGEPTAREICKACELKRELGII; this is encoded by the coding sequence GTGCAGTGTTCCCTCTGCTCCTCAAAAGCCGTGTACTACCAAAGGCACTCCTCGAGGCATCTTTGTAAGAAGCACTTCCTGAGAGATTTCTACAGAAGGGTGAAGAGAGCGGTAGCCAAGTATAAAATGATAGAGAGCGGCGACAAGATAGCTCTGGCTATGAGCGGCGGAAAGGACAGTGTAACTCTCGCTCACACCTTGATAGAACTTTACGGAAAAAGGAGAGACCTCGAATTTTTTGCCATAACGATAGACGAGGGAATAGAGGGCTACAGACCTCCCACAGTCGAAATAGCTAAAAAAGTTTGCAGAGATTTGGGGATAGAGCACGTTGTTGTTTCTTTCAGAGAAGAGATTGGCTTAGACCTCGACGAAATGGTCGAACGCGGAAGCAGGAACGCTTGCACCTACTGCGGAGTATTCAGGAAGTATCTGCTGAACAGAACTGCAAGAGAACTTGGAGCTACTAAGTTGGCTACTGGACACAACCTCGACGACGAAACCCAGACGATTTTGCTGAATTTCTTAAACGCGGACATAGAAAGATTGGCGAGGTTAATTCCGCAAAGAGTTCAGAAAGGCTTAGTTTACAGAATAAAACCTCTGAGAGAAATATACGAGAAAGAAGTTGTAGTTTACGCTATAATCAACAACCTTCCAGTTAGCTTGGAGGAGTGCCCTTACTCGAGATTTCCGGCAAGAGCTCTCGTGAGGGATTTCATTTACGAGTTCGAGAAAAAGTATCCGGGAAGAAAGTTTTCGATTATGCGAAGCTTTGAAGAGCTTTTACCTTGCCTCCACAAAATGTACCCTCAGGTAGAGCTCGGAGAGTGCAAAATTTGCGGCGAACCAACAGCAAGAGAGATCTGCAAAGCTTGCGAATTAAAAAGGGAGCTCGGAATTATTTAG
- a CDS encoding DUF373 family protein translates to MKLILVIDRDDDIGRKAKVKTPVVGRENCLNAAIKLALSDPEDSDVNAIFQAVKLYDELKNAEVAIVSGDEAVGVVSDTKIAKELDELKKLVKAESVIVVTDGSEDEFVLPIVSSRFKIDGVSRVVVKQSRTIESTYYLIRKLFEDPKIARATLAPLGLILVVYAILTLTGKSYMAAGGVLLIFGLYMILKAYGMENYVEKVMENLKKSLQEGKITFITNLTAILILIAGLIQGFNEFWKVYTQPVAAGIIILVTSFVYGAVWWIVGASLFVSFGRILDNLIEGKSVRRMLASPFFIISAGLLFYGSSVLILSWSGYFEELQRKAISDFLYSIFGAILLSLIGVFISRTK, encoded by the coding sequence GTGAAATTAATACTGGTAATCGACAGAGACGACGACATTGGGAGAAAAGCTAAAGTTAAAACGCCAGTCGTTGGGAGAGAGAACTGTTTGAACGCTGCGATTAAGTTAGCTCTCTCCGATCCGGAAGATAGCGACGTTAATGCAATTTTTCAGGCTGTGAAGCTTTACGATGAATTAAAAAATGCTGAAGTTGCAATAGTCTCCGGAGATGAAGCGGTCGGAGTCGTTTCCGATACGAAAATAGCTAAGGAGCTCGACGAGTTAAAAAAACTTGTCAAGGCGGAAAGCGTTATCGTCGTTACCGACGGCTCGGAAGACGAGTTCGTTCTACCTATAGTTTCTTCGAGGTTCAAAATAGACGGGGTGAGCAGAGTGGTCGTTAAGCAGAGCAGGACGATAGAGAGCACTTACTACCTGATAAGAAAACTCTTCGAAGATCCCAAGATTGCAAGAGCCACGTTAGCCCCTCTCGGATTGATTTTAGTCGTTTACGCAATTCTAACCTTAACCGGAAAATCCTACATGGCTGCGGGAGGCGTGCTGTTAATATTCGGGCTTTACATGATTCTGAAAGCTTACGGAATGGAGAACTACGTTGAGAAGGTGATGGAAAATCTTAAGAAGTCGCTGCAAGAAGGAAAGATTACGTTCATAACTAACCTTACAGCCATATTAATCCTGATTGCCGGTCTCATTCAGGGGTTCAACGAATTCTGGAAAGTCTACACTCAGCCGGTAGCGGCGGGGATAATAATTTTAGTTACCTCCTTCGTTTACGGGGCTGTTTGGTGGATCGTCGGAGCTTCCCTCTTCGTCAGTTTCGGAAGGATCTTGGACAATCTAATTGAGGGAAAAAGCGTGAGAAGGATGCTTGCCTCACCATTTTTCATAATTTCAGCCGGACTTCTCTTCTACGGATCGAGCGTGCTAATTCTCTCCTGGAGCGGATACTTTGAAGAGCTGCAGAGAAAAGCGATTTCAGACTTTCTCTACTCTATCTTCGGAGCGATACTTCTCTCTTTAATCGGTGTATTTATATCGAGAACTAAATAA
- a CDS encoding 2-oxoacid:acceptor oxidoreductase family protein: MIEVKIVSRGGQGGVTAARILAKAAMEEGLYSQAIPQFGAERRGAKVYSYLRIDEKPIRRHTKVEKPRIVAYFDKKLVENDEAEIRILNGIAEGFCCLNANKIAEELDLISSGWYLLSSPMSGAIARVLEISLNSLVYAVRSEFSSKVEENVLAAKKGYEVVKC, encoded by the coding sequence ATGATCGAAGTCAAGATTGTTAGCAGAGGGGGGCAGGGAGGAGTAACAGCTGCAAGAATTCTCGCCAAAGCGGCAATGGAAGAAGGATTGTATTCTCAGGCGATTCCCCAATTCGGAGCGGAGAGGAGAGGAGCCAAAGTTTACTCTTACCTGAGAATTGACGAAAAACCGATAAGAAGACATACAAAGGTGGAAAAGCCGAGAATCGTAGCTTATTTTGATAAAAAGCTCGTTGAAAATGACGAAGCGGAAATCAGGATTTTGAACGGAATTGCAGAAGGTTTCTGCTGTTTAAACGCTAATAAAATAGCTGAAGAACTCGACTTGATTTCTTCTGGCTGGTACCTATTAAGTTCCCCGATGAGCGGAGCGATTGCAAGAGTTTTGGAGATCAGTTTGAACAGTTTGGTGTACGCGGTAAGGAGCGAGTTCTCCTCTAAGGTTGAAGAAAACGTCCTTGCTGCGAAAAAGGGTTACGAGGTGGTTAAATGTTAG
- a CDS encoding DUF5749 family beta-barrel protein, protein MDLICRFVVKNGEIIGESIDVHKNRLVIKVKDKFLGIPLEAIEKTEEDKIYVSDFDEEEAKKFGELWLEEKSKPVSLEELKSYGFGGE, encoded by the coding sequence ATGGACTTGATCTGCAGATTCGTAGTGAAAAACGGGGAAATAATAGGAGAGAGCATCGACGTACACAAAAACAGGCTCGTTATAAAAGTTAAGGACAAGTTTCTCGGAATTCCTCTCGAAGCGATAGAGAAGACCGAAGAGGACAAAATTTACGTGTCGGATTTCGACGAGGAAGAAGCGAAAAAGTTCGGCGAGCTCTGGCTTGAAGAGAAATCTAAACCGGTTTCGCTGGAGGAATTAAAGTCCTATGGCTTCGGAGGAGAGTGA
- a CDS encoding pyruvate ferredoxin oxidoreductase, protein MQKRLQDESYKSGKRVLLNGNQAVAEAVKIAKPDVIAAYPITPQTPVVEKLAEFVAKGELDSEFVNVESEYSALSVVFGAALTGARVFTATSSHGLAYMYEMCWWVAGSRVPLVMALPTRSIGAPWNIHSDHSDVMILKDVGWIISMAENAQECFDLTLIGFPISEELNIPYSVSYDAFIISHTAEVVEVREVELPKRKQAYKILPNSEFAFNAVTINDARHKARKTLMKDLENSRGKIEKIGRSFLGEEFSLAEKYKVEDADYVVVTYGGWSGDFKDVVDEMREEGVKIGLLRLRFLRPLPEEELKEISGDVLVVDRSALYKFGGMGGEVKRIIPEAKNVIAALGGYEISYSEIKALVRKFVSGKIGEVEWYP, encoded by the coding sequence ATGCAAAAACGTCTGCAAGATGAAAGCTATAAAAGCGGAAAGAGAGTTTTATTAAACGGAAATCAGGCTGTCGCTGAAGCTGTTAAAATTGCCAAGCCAGACGTCATAGCCGCTTATCCGATCACCCCCCAAACTCCGGTTGTGGAGAAATTGGCTGAGTTCGTTGCGAAAGGAGAGCTTGACTCCGAGTTCGTCAACGTTGAGTCGGAATATTCAGCTTTGTCCGTTGTTTTCGGAGCCGCTTTAACAGGAGCGAGAGTATTTACAGCCACTTCAAGCCACGGTCTGGCTTACATGTACGAGATGTGCTGGTGGGTTGCTGGATCGAGAGTGCCGTTAGTTATGGCTCTTCCGACGAGGTCGATAGGAGCTCCGTGGAACATTCACTCAGATCACTCGGACGTTATGATTTTGAAGGACGTTGGCTGGATAATTTCCATGGCTGAAAACGCTCAGGAGTGCTTCGATCTAACGCTCATAGGCTTCCCCATCAGCGAGGAGTTAAACATCCCTTACTCGGTGAGTTACGACGCGTTCATAATCAGTCACACTGCCGAAGTTGTGGAAGTAAGAGAGGTCGAGCTTCCGAAGAGAAAGCAAGCTTACAAAATACTTCCTAACTCCGAATTCGCTTTTAACGCCGTGACAATTAACGATGCGAGGCACAAAGCGAGGAAAACGCTAATGAAAGACCTCGAAAATTCGAGAGGGAAAATAGAGAAGATCGGCAGAAGTTTTCTCGGAGAGGAATTTTCCTTAGCTGAAAAATACAAGGTGGAGGATGCTGATTACGTCGTCGTTACTTACGGAGGATGGAGCGGAGATTTTAAAGATGTTGTAGACGAGATGAGAGAAGAAGGAGTGAAAATCGGTTTGTTGAGGTTGCGATTTCTCAGACCTCTTCCGGAGGAAGAACTAAAAGAGATTTCCGGAGATGTCCTCGTTGTGGATCGTTCAGCCCTATACAAATTCGGAGGGATGGGAGGAGAAGTAAAAAGAATAATTCCGGAGGCTAAGAACGTTATAGCGGCTCTTGGAGGATACGAAATAAGCTACTCCGAGATAAAGGCATTGGTCAGAAAATTCGTTTCGGGAAAAATAGGAGAGGTGGAGTGGTACCCATGA
- a CDS encoding serine/threonine-protein kinase RIO2 — MRDLANVYLSLKKLDWKILESIFKNMWDFEYVPSHAIIRETNLSEEELEAKLKKLASMRLVENKYTEYLGTAFTFKGLSVYSLKRLVAAGKVEQLGSLIGEGKESVVYTVISQGKEAVLKFHRVGYPSFKKVKEKRDYGTLHYTVLTVRSARREFQTLKRLYGHVSVPRPIAWEGNAVLMELIDAKELYKVKLENPEDVLEMIIEEVKKMYELGVVHGDLSQFNILVNEEGVYFIDFPQSMEVGEDGSEEILKRDVENVLKYFKKTYGIERDLKQTLEEIKKG, encoded by the coding sequence GTGAGAGACCTTGCCAACGTTTATCTTTCCCTGAAAAAGCTCGACTGGAAAATTTTGGAAAGCATATTTAAGAACATGTGGGATTTCGAGTACGTTCCTTCTCACGCGATAATTAGGGAGACGAACTTGAGCGAGGAGGAGCTGGAAGCTAAGCTGAAAAAGCTCGCTTCGATGAGGCTCGTGGAGAACAAGTACACCGAATACCTCGGGACAGCCTTTACCTTCAAAGGTTTGAGCGTCTATTCTCTAAAAAGGCTCGTTGCTGCTGGAAAAGTTGAGCAGCTCGGAAGCTTGATCGGAGAGGGTAAAGAAAGCGTGGTTTATACTGTAATCTCTCAGGGGAAAGAAGCTGTTTTAAAATTCCACAGAGTCGGCTATCCGAGCTTTAAAAAAGTTAAAGAGAAGAGAGACTACGGAACTTTGCACTACACGGTTTTGACGGTAAGATCAGCCAGAAGGGAGTTCCAGACTTTAAAAAGGCTTTACGGACACGTTTCTGTTCCGAGACCCATCGCCTGGGAGGGCAATGCCGTTCTGATGGAGCTTATAGATGCTAAAGAGCTCTACAAAGTTAAGCTCGAAAATCCGGAAGATGTTCTCGAGATGATAATCGAAGAGGTAAAAAAGATGTACGAGCTCGGAGTGGTTCACGGAGATTTGAGCCAGTTCAACATCCTCGTAAACGAGGAAGGCGTTTACTTCATAGACTTTCCTCAGTCGATGGAAGTAGGTGAAGACGGAAGCGAGGAAATCTTGAAGAGGGACGTGGAGAACGTCTTGAAATACTTCAAAAAAACCTACGGCATAGAAAGAGATTTAAAGCAAACTCTCGAAGAGATCAAGAAGGGATGA
- a CDS encoding 4Fe-4S binding protein, producing the protein MLDPLISHPKKGSAGKTGEWRVFKPIVDHELCVLCLECHEYCPENVIEVRDGRIWIDYDYCKGCLVCKNVCKMKAIKAEREFY; encoded by the coding sequence ATGTTAGACCCTCTCATCTCTCATCCCAAAAAAGGATCGGCGGGAAAAACTGGAGAGTGGAGGGTTTTTAAGCCGATAGTAGATCACGAGCTTTGCGTTCTATGCTTGGAATGCCACGAGTACTGTCCAGAGAATGTGATAGAGGTTAGAGACGGTAGAATCTGGATAGATTACGACTACTGCAAGGGGTGTTTGGTATGCAAAAACGTCTGCAAGATGAAAGCTATAAAAGCGGAAAGAGAGTTTTATTAA